The Pseudanabaena sp. BC1403 genomic sequence CAAGGAATTTTAATCAATCCCGCCGCTTTTACGCATACCAGTGTGGCGCTGAGAGATGCGATCGCTTCTGTAAATATACCTACTGTGGAAGTACATCTGAGTAATGTGTACAAACGCGAAGAATTTCGCCATCATTCGTTTATTGCACCAATTGCGATCGGGCAAATTAGCGGTTTTGGTGCTGAGAGCTATCGCTTAGGATTACGAGCGCTAGTTGCTCATTTAACTGCATCAAGATAATCTGAAAATCTGAATTCTTGTCAACTAGCACGCACTGCATCAAGATTTAAATCTAGTTCTTGCTGGAGTACTTCCCGATATAAAAATAAAATGGCACATAAAGCCTGATTTTGGGTTGAGGCAGCA encodes the following:
- the aroQ gene encoding type II 3-dehydroquinate dehydratase is translated as MKILVLHGPNLNMLGLREPEVYGSTTLAQINDRLAQDALELGAELSFLQSNHEGVLVDAIHAAFQVQQGILINPAAFTHTSVALRDAIASVNIPTVEVHLSNVYKREEFRHHSFIAPIAIGQISGFGAESYRLGLRALVAHLTASR